The following proteins are encoded in a genomic region of Takifugu rubripes chromosome 9, fTakRub1.2, whole genome shotgun sequence:
- the phlda2 gene encoding pleckstrin homology-like domain family A member 2, producing MKMSADETRQVLKEGELEKRSDNLLQFWKRKTCVLTTDSLNIYADTQKRTKGKELKLQSIKKVDCVERTGKFVYFTIVTTDNKEIDFRCPGEEKCWNAVITMALIEYQNKKAIQDFKTRQDGESASPGQQERRMARAP from the coding sequence ATGAAAATGTCAGCGGACGAGACCCGTCAGGTCCTTAaggagggagagctggagaagaggagcgACAACCTGCTCCAGttctggaagaggaagacgTGCGTCCTGACCACGGACAGCCTCAACATTTACGCCGACACGCAGAAGCGCACCAAGGGcaaagagctgaagctgcagtcCATCAAGAAAGTGGACTGCGTGGAGCGCACCGGCAAGTTCGTCTACTTCACCATCGTGACAACAGACAACAAAGAGATCGATTTCCGGTGCCCCGGAGAGGAGAAGTGCTGGAACGCGGTGATCACAATGGCTCTGATTGAGTATCAGAACAAAAAGGCCATCCAGGACTTTAAAACGCGACAGGACGGCGAGAGCGCGTCTCCCGGACAGCAGGAGCGGCGCATGGCGAGGGCGCCCTGA